From Domibacillus sp. DTU_2020_1001157_1_SI_ALB_TIR_016, a single genomic window includes:
- a CDS encoding isocitrate/isopropylmalate dehydrogenase family protein encodes MTVYRIGVLNGDGIGPEIVSATVEVFKTAAHKMGVDIDWVDLPMGWEGIKHHNDPLPEITTETLKNTHGWILGPHDSAAYPPEHKIKLNPSGALRHSLDLYANIRPAKTMPGIKSVVGEADLVIYRENTEGFYADRNMYSGHGEWQITEDVVVTSGVFTRKAAERIAHAAFKMAMQRRKKVTIVHKANVLRLSTGLFLKVCREVAEQYPEVTVDDYHIDAMAAHLVRRARDFDVIVTENMYGDILSDLAGELVGSLGLAPSINSNDNLAMAQAAHGSAPDIAGLNIGNPTGMMLSTVMLMDWLAERHNDPKLKEMGQLVEQGLYQSLEDGVKTKDLGGSASTSGFADAISKRINQVVVN; translated from the coding sequence ATGACTGTTTATCGTATAGGAGTACTAAATGGAGATGGCATCGGACCTGAAATTGTAAGCGCTACAGTAGAGGTTTTCAAAACAGCCGCCCACAAAATGGGCGTTGACATTGACTGGGTTGACCTGCCAATGGGGTGGGAAGGAATCAAGCATCATAACGACCCTCTTCCGGAGATCACAACAGAAACATTAAAAAATACACATGGATGGATTCTCGGCCCTCATGATTCAGCCGCTTATCCCCCTGAGCATAAAATTAAGCTGAACCCAAGCGGTGCCCTGCGCCACTCCCTTGATTTGTATGCCAATATCCGTCCAGCCAAAACAATGCCCGGCATTAAAAGTGTTGTCGGTGAAGCAGATCTAGTGATCTACCGTGAAAATACAGAAGGCTTTTATGCAGACCGCAATATGTACAGTGGACATGGTGAATGGCAGATTACCGAAGACGTAGTCGTGACATCCGGCGTCTTTACCCGAAAAGCGGCGGAACGTATTGCCCATGCCGCGTTTAAAATGGCCATGCAGCGCCGCAAGAAAGTAACCATTGTCCATAAAGCAAATGTGCTTCGTTTGAGTACCGGCTTGTTTTTAAAAGTTTGCCGGGAAGTAGCGGAGCAGTATCCTGAAGTAACCGTAGACGATTACCATATTGACGCCATGGCGGCCCATTTAGTGCGCCGTGCCAGAGACTTTGACGTGATTGTGACGGAAAATATGTATGGGGACATTCTTTCTGACCTTGCCGGTGAACTTGTGGGCAGCCTGGGTTTGGCTCCATCCATCAATTCAAATGATAACCTTGCGATGGCACAGGCGGCGCACGGTTCTGCACCGGATATTGCCGGCTTAAATATCGGCAATCCAACGGGCATGATGCTCTCCACGGTCATGCTGATGGACTGGCTGGCAGAACGCCATAACGATCCAAAGCTGAAGGAGATGGGCCAGCTTGTAGAGCAGGGCTTGTATCAGTCACTTGAAGACGGCGTGAAAACAAAAGACCTGGGCGGCAGCGCGTCAACATCCGGCTTTGCAGATGCAATCTCGAAGCGGATTAATCAGGTAGTAGTGAATTAA
- a CDS encoding LysR family transcriptional regulator, with the protein MDKKDWLILEKVFQEKNITKAAEQLYISQPTLTYRLQQIEKEFDVKLFYRGRRGVDFTEQGEILVEYAKDMLKQQQNIEELLWNKENEVRGTLRLSISRTFAFYELPQMLKAFNENFPKVEFYVNTGVNIDVVQSVYKQDSHIGIVRGDHHSPHEDIIITEENISILSAQEIDLNDLPSMRRISYQTDPALEMVINNWWQDNFSRPPISNMNVDNVEIAKRMVLNGLGYCIVPSIVLEKNNHLEKGILKDTSGSPIIWKTRLLYRKELLELAMVREFVDFAKGYYQDFSPK; encoded by the coding sequence ATGGACAAAAAAGATTGGCTTATTTTAGAAAAGGTCTTCCAAGAGAAAAATATTACCAAAGCAGCCGAACAGTTATATATTTCACAGCCTACTTTGACTTATCGGCTCCAACAGATTGAGAAAGAATTTGATGTTAAACTTTTTTACAGAGGCAGGAGAGGAGTAGACTTCACAGAACAAGGAGAGATATTAGTAGAATACGCAAAAGATATGTTAAAACAACAGCAAAACATTGAAGAACTTTTATGGAATAAAGAAAATGAAGTGCGGGGTACTTTACGCTTAAGTATTTCAAGGACTTTTGCTTTTTACGAATTGCCTCAAATGTTAAAGGCTTTTAATGAAAACTTTCCTAAAGTTGAATTTTACGTCAACACTGGCGTAAATATTGATGTCGTCCAATCCGTTTACAAGCAAGATTCTCACATCGGTATTGTCCGGGGAGACCATCATTCACCGCACGAAGACATCATTATAACAGAAGAAAACATTTCCATACTTTCTGCACAAGAAATTGACTTAAACGACCTTCCTTCTATGCGAAGAATCAGCTACCAGACTGATCCTGCACTGGAAATGGTTATAAATAATTGGTGGCAAGATAACTTTTCAAGACCTCCTATCAGCAATATGAATGTTGATAATGTCGAGATTGCAAAAAGGATGGTTCTTAATGGGCTGGGCTATTGCATAGTTCCTAGTATTGTATTAGAAAAGAATAACCATTTAGAAAAAGGGATACTGAAAGATACCAGCGGTTCACCTATCATCTGGAAAACCCGCCTGTTATACCGTAAAGAACTTTTAGAATTAGCAATGGTAAGAGAATTTGTTGATTTTGCAAAAGGATATTATCAGGACTTTTCGCCAAAATAA
- a CDS encoding aspartate/glutamate racemase family protein, which produces MAKENYRIGLIHATMNSVPPILEAFREHAPHVTLVNFMDESLIFELNETHTVTKDMIRRLMNLAEKAASHGVDGILLTCSSFTPAVAEISHLFDVPMLSADLSMLEQAVEMGSRIGVIATVEAAGPTTTKLLEGIAAQRQKNVFIETAVIYEAFEALQNRQAAKHDELIHQKVEELSSDCDVILFAQFSMAQALKTLKVKSKPILTSPEISVKAIVNAVTKKEAVLND; this is translated from the coding sequence TTGGCAAAAGAAAATTATCGAATTGGGCTTATTCACGCAACGATGAATTCAGTTCCGCCGATTTTAGAGGCATTTCGTGAACATGCTCCCCATGTTACATTAGTGAACTTTATGGATGAAAGTTTAATCTTTGAATTAAACGAAACGCATACAGTAACGAAAGACATGATTAGGCGATTAATGAATTTAGCTGAAAAAGCTGCCAGCCATGGAGTAGATGGGATATTGCTGACATGCTCTTCTTTTACGCCGGCCGTTGCGGAAATCAGCCACTTGTTTGACGTTCCGATGTTAAGTGCTGATCTAAGCATGCTTGAGCAGGCAGTAGAGATGGGAAGCCGTATTGGGGTAATTGCCACTGTAGAAGCCGCTGGACCTACAACTACAAAATTATTAGAAGGAATTGCGGCTCAACGTCAAAAGAATGTTTTCATTGAAACCGCTGTTATTTATGAAGCGTTTGAAGCATTACAAAATCGACAAGCTGCTAAACATGACGAGCTTATTCACCAGAAAGTAGAAGAGTTATCTTCGGATTGCGACGTTATCCTTTTTGCACAATTTTCTATGGCTCAGGCGCTTAAAACACTAAAAGTTAAATCAAAGCCAATATTGACCAGTCCCGAAATCAGCGTAAAAGCAATTGTTAATGCAGTAACAAAAAAGGAGGCTGTTTTAAATGATTAA
- a CDS encoding aldehyde dehydrogenase family protein, with product MINVEVMHVTSLIEGNPVKQSEEKVMDVISPFNGEVVGKVSLASKEVAERAIESAYQTFHHTMKKMPAYQRADILRKTADLLEEKTEEFAQVLVLEAGKPIRDGRGEVGRAVQVLRFAADEAKKIEGELVPMDAAIGGENRIGMVRRLPIGVISAITPFNFPLNLALHKLAPAFAAGNTVVLKPAGKTPLTAYMLVKLFEEAGLPKGALNLVIGNGSEIGDVLVTDSRISKITFTGSPSVGIDIRQKAGLKKVTLELGSNSPNILFNDGDVKAAATGLVRGAFAFSGQVCISAQRIYVQKEVYREFLDQYVSMVKNLVIGNPAEESTDIGPMISEKEAIRAHNWIQEAVKAGAKLATGGNRNGTLLEPTILVDVQPDMKVVCEETFAPIVSVIPFETEEEVIEMANDSVFGLQAGVFTNDINRAMRIAEGLETGGVWINETSTYRQDNYPYGGVKLSGVGKEGVKYAIEDMTEIKFIGIKLS from the coding sequence ATGATTAATGTTGAGGTAATGCATGTAACTTCCCTGATCGAGGGAAATCCTGTTAAACAATCAGAAGAAAAAGTGATGGATGTCATCAGCCCATTTAATGGAGAAGTAGTTGGAAAAGTGAGTTTAGCTTCGAAAGAGGTTGCTGAAAGAGCAATAGAATCAGCTTACCAAACTTTTCACCATACGATGAAGAAAATGCCAGCTTATCAGCGTGCAGATATTTTACGAAAAACAGCAGATTTACTAGAAGAAAAAACAGAAGAATTTGCACAAGTTCTTGTTTTAGAAGCAGGAAAGCCAATTCGAGACGGCCGAGGGGAAGTAGGAAGAGCTGTACAGGTTCTTCGTTTTGCAGCGGATGAAGCCAAAAAAATTGAAGGAGAACTTGTTCCAATGGATGCAGCCATTGGTGGAGAAAACCGAATTGGAATGGTTCGCCGTCTGCCAATAGGTGTTATTTCTGCTATTACACCATTCAATTTCCCTTTAAACTTGGCTTTGCATAAGCTGGCACCAGCGTTTGCTGCAGGGAATACGGTCGTTTTAAAACCAGCAGGCAAAACACCGCTCACAGCTTATATGCTTGTAAAGCTATTTGAAGAAGCGGGGCTGCCTAAAGGTGCACTGAATTTGGTAATCGGTAACGGGTCAGAAATTGGGGATGTTTTAGTCACAGATTCGCGTATCAGCAAAATCACGTTTACTGGAAGCCCTTCTGTTGGAATTGACATTCGTCAAAAAGCTGGATTGAAAAAAGTAACATTAGAACTTGGGTCAAATTCACCAAACATTTTATTTAATGATGGGGACGTTAAGGCAGCTGCAACAGGGTTAGTACGGGGAGCATTTGCTTTCTCCGGACAGGTCTGTATTTCAGCACAGCGTATTTATGTACAAAAAGAGGTTTACCGGGAATTTTTAGATCAATATGTTTCTATGGTAAAGAACTTGGTAATTGGCAATCCAGCAGAAGAATCAACGGATATTGGGCCAATGATTAGTGAAAAAGAAGCCATCCGTGCGCACAACTGGATCCAGGAAGCTGTAAAAGCAGGTGCAAAGCTGGCGACTGGCGGCAACAGGAATGGAACATTGCTGGAGCCAACAATTCTTGTAGATGTTCAGCCAGATATGAAAGTAGTGTGTGAGGAAACATTTGCGCCGATTGTTTCTGTGATTCCATTTGAAACAGAAGAAGAAGTGATTGAAATGGCAAATGATTCTGTATTCGGATTGCAGGCAGGGGTATTCACTAATGATATTAATCGCGCTATGCGGATAGCTGAAGGGCTTGAAACAGGAGGCGTTTGGATTAATGAAACCTCTACATATCGTCAAGATAATTACCCTTATGGTGGAGTTAAATTAAGCGGTGTTGGAAAAGAAGGCGTTAAATATGCAATTGAGGATATGACGGAAATCAAGTTTATTGGTATTAAATTAAGCTAA
- a CDS encoding iron-containing alcohol dehydrogenase yields MGISYFRTAGTLITGTGSIAEVGEQAKKLEATKVIIVTDKIIRETGLLSKVTEPLAAAGLEADIIDDVVPEPPFENLEQLAAQIEGKGYDLLVGVGGGSALDITKVLSVMLTNKEDVRDFVGIEKVKNPGVPTILVPTTAGTGSEVTYNAIFTDTRDKVKKGIVSPYLLPSVAIVDAELTLTVPPAVTAATGMDALVHAVESYTAIRAGELTDGIALQAIKLISRSIRKAVYNGKDLKAREDMAMGSLLAGISLGNAGVGAVHALAYPLGGKFKVPHGVANSLLLPYVMKYNVVADLEKFAEVAEALGENIEGLSLREAADRAVTALAQLSQDVGIPSSLKEVGVTASDIPALAEEASKVDRLLNNNPRWLTVKEIQKIYEEAYGAVEEPSLT; encoded by the coding sequence ATGGGAATTTCATATTTTCGTACAGCTGGAACGCTCATTACAGGAACAGGATCAATAGCTGAAGTAGGGGAGCAGGCTAAGAAATTAGAAGCAACGAAAGTGATTATTGTAACGGATAAAATTATCCGTGAAACAGGTCTTTTGTCTAAAGTGACAGAACCACTGGCTGCGGCTGGCCTGGAAGCAGATATTATCGATGATGTGGTACCAGAACCGCCATTTGAAAATTTAGAGCAGCTGGCTGCACAGATTGAAGGAAAAGGCTATGACCTGCTTGTAGGTGTAGGAGGCGGCAGTGCATTAGATATCACAAAAGTGCTTTCCGTTATGCTGACAAATAAAGAGGATGTGCGTGATTTTGTCGGCATTGAGAAAGTAAAGAATCCGGGGGTTCCTACAATTCTAGTGCCGACTACAGCCGGTACTGGCTCGGAAGTGACGTATAATGCTATTTTTACCGATACACGAGACAAAGTGAAAAAAGGAATTGTCAGCCCATACCTGCTTCCAAGTGTGGCTATTGTGGATGCTGAACTGACATTGACTGTTCCTCCAGCAGTTACAGCGGCAACTGGAATGGATGCGTTAGTGCATGCTGTAGAATCTTATACGGCTATTCGTGCAGGAGAACTAACAGACGGCATCGCTTTACAGGCGATCAAGCTGATTTCCCGCTCGATCCGTAAAGCGGTTTATAACGGAAAAGATCTAAAAGCACGCGAAGATATGGCAATGGGCAGTCTTCTGGCGGGGATCTCCCTTGGAAATGCAGGGGTCGGAGCCGTCCATGCGTTAGCATATCCTCTTGGTGGAAAATTTAAGGTTCCACACGGTGTAGCGAATTCTCTCCTGCTGCCGTATGTCATGAAATACAATGTAGTAGCGGACTTGGAAAAATTTGCAGAGGTAGCAGAAGCGCTTGGAGAAAACATTGAAGGATTATCGCTTCGTGAAGCTGCAGACCGTGCTGTTACGGCGCTTGCCCAGCTGTCTCAGGATGTTGGCATTCCTTCCAGCTTGAAAGAGGTAGGCGTAACAGCTTCCGATATCCCAGCTTTGGCAGAAGAAGCGAGCAAAGTCGATCGTCTATTAAATAACAATCCAAGATGGCTGACAGTGAAAGAAATCCAGAAGATTTATGAAGAAGCATACGGCGCTGTTGAAGAGCCATCTCTTACTTGA
- a CDS encoding glucose 1-dehydrogenase, which yields MSYFSELKSKKVVIVGGSKGIGKDMALAFAELGSDVIITGRNEQDLQEAAAKLQQHNPQCSYLTADIQDVQQIYEMIDHAHERLGRIDVLVNNAGINIAKPSLEVTEEDWDRVLDTNLKGTFFCTQRAGKYMIEQGHAGKIINIVSQMAFVGYIKRAAYCSSKGGAVQLTKALAVEWAPHQIKVNAVAPTFIETDFTKAMFEDPDFHQDVLNRIPLGSLAKPNDVTGAVLFLASDMANFITGETIRVDGGWTAI from the coding sequence ATGAGTTATTTTTCAGAACTAAAAAGCAAAAAAGTAGTGATTGTCGGCGGAAGCAAGGGAATTGGCAAAGATATGGCCCTTGCCTTCGCTGAGTTAGGATCAGACGTTATCATTACTGGCAGAAACGAACAGGATCTTCAAGAAGCAGCAGCGAAACTGCAACAGCACAATCCTCAATGTTCGTATTTAACAGCTGATATCCAGGATGTCCAGCAAATTTATGAAATGATCGATCATGCTCATGAACGTCTCGGCCGGATTGATGTGCTGGTGAATAATGCAGGCATTAATATTGCGAAGCCGTCTTTAGAAGTGACAGAAGAAGACTGGGACCGGGTGCTCGATACGAACTTAAAAGGAACGTTTTTTTGTACCCAGCGGGCCGGCAAATATATGATTGAGCAGGGACATGCCGGTAAAATCATTAATATTGTGTCCCAGATGGCATTCGTTGGTTACATCAAACGTGCAGCCTACTGCTCCAGCAAAGGCGGAGCGGTGCAGCTGACAAAAGCTTTGGCTGTTGAATGGGCTCCCCATCAGATAAAAGTGAATGCGGTAGCCCCGACATTTATTGAGACGGATTTCACCAAAGCGATGTTTGAGGATCCAGACTTTCATCAGGATGTATTGAATCGGATACCACTTGGTTCATTAGCCAAGCCAAATGATGTGACAGGGGCGGTTCTATTCCTGGCTTCGGATATGGCGAATTTTATTACAGGGGAAACCATTCGGGTAGACGGCGGCTGGACAGCAATATAA